A genomic stretch from Candidatus Methylomirabilota bacterium includes:
- a CDS encoding transporter substrate-binding domain-containing protein, with amino-acid sequence MPRYRVSVAVCVALLVTGLLPLEIGAASLAEVKERGWLKVCAHPDALPFSSQDPGRPGFQLEIAGAIARTLGVKVIPEWIIFTRHARRAECDALIGAVVPLKTDKAPPARGALLTRAYAGSGYVLLVPRADTVVHRPEDVKAGKIGVEYTSWPHYMLETHGIGITAYRDQTEIIEAVAKGEVAAGMVTDPYLGWFLKEHPEVAVKVADGYVRDPELQWNVAVRLIGADPSLRDAVNQVLEGLLADQTIQNILAKYGLTYVPPFPG; translated from the coding sequence ATGCCCCGATATCGCGTCTCCGTCGCGGTGTGCGTGGCGCTGCTCGTCACCGGTCTGCTCCCTCTCGAGATCGGCGCGGCATCGCTGGCCGAGGTCAAGGAACGCGGCTGGCTCAAGGTGTGCGCGCATCCCGATGCGCTGCCCTTCTCCAGCCAGGATCCCGGCCGGCCCGGCTTCCAGCTGGAGATCGCGGGCGCGATCGCCCGGACTCTCGGGGTCAAGGTCATCCCCGAGTGGATCATCTTCACTCGCCACGCGCGTCGCGCAGAATGCGATGCCCTCATCGGCGCGGTGGTGCCGCTGAAGACCGACAAGGCTCCTCCGGCCCGCGGAGCCCTCCTGACCCGCGCGTATGCGGGGAGCGGCTACGTGCTGTTGGTGCCGCGGGCCGATACGGTCGTCCACCGGCCGGAGGACGTGAAGGCGGGCAAGATCGGCGTGGAGTACACGTCCTGGCCGCATTACATGCTCGAGACTCACGGCATCGGAATCACCGCCTACCGGGACCAGACCGAGATCATCGAGGCGGTGGCGAAGGGCGAGGTCGCCGCGGGCATGGTCACCGATCCGTACCTGGGCTGGTTCCTCAAGGAGCACCCGGAGGTGGCGGTGAAGGTGGCCGACGGCTACGTCCGCGATCCCGAGCTGCAGTGGAACGTCGCGGTGCGCCTGATCGGCGCCGACCCGTCGCTTCGCGACGCGGTCAATCAAGTGCTCGAAGGGCTGCTCGCCGACCAGACCATCCAGAACATCTTGGCCAAGTACGGCCTGACCTATGTGCCGCCGTTCCCGGGCTGA
- a CDS encoding cytochrome c, with protein MRSSRLFAAVTAAALFAASVTVGGWLVDHSPGFAQGLPGGAPPFDLTDTKVIGEGAQLFRQTCTGYCHGKDGGPSRAPKLRGAKLERAYVYARITKGSPNGMPGFETTMPGENIWKLVAYVLSLSKVEDK; from the coding sequence ATGCGATCTTCCAGGCTCTTCGCCGCGGTGACCGCGGCGGCGCTCTTCGCCGCGTCTGTGACCGTCGGCGGCTGGCTCGTCGATCACTCGCCCGGCTTCGCGCAGGGTCTCCCCGGCGGCGCTCCCCCCTTCGACCTCACGGACACCAAGGTCATCGGCGAGGGGGCACAGCTCTTTCGGCAAACCTGCACCGGCTACTGCCACGGCAAGGACGGCGGCCCCTCGCGCGCGCCCAAGCTGCGGGGGGCCAAGCTCGAGCGCGCCTACGTCTACGCGCGCATCACCAAGGGCTCGCCCAACGGCATGCCCGGATTCGAGACGACCATGCCCGGAGAGAACATCTGGAAGCTCGTTGCCTACGTCCTCTCCCTGTCGAAAGTGGAGGACAAGTGA